In Triticum aestivum cultivar Chinese Spring chromosome 5B, IWGSC CS RefSeq v2.1, whole genome shotgun sequence, the following proteins share a genomic window:
- the LOC123115997 gene encoding serine/threonine-protein phosphatase 7 long form homolog yields the protein MFVKFFCRMADGDGPWYDGLIDEWDKEHRARAIENGQVVVAMRMRGHSADDFDYDPRYEPYIRRLGLLPFVLQFKRRAPPVNHAALTALVDRWRPETHSFHLPCGEMTMTLQDMAMISGLPINGQAVTGRVSVGNWRERTADLIGVQPEGPQEGKADTAKVRHSWLKLVRGNTNPCPQDANDVVVQQYARAYLWYVLTKVVFSDATGNSALWMFLEPLNNWDTQYSWGSAALAYLYRQLDLACRRKGGTSSLSGFVWSLSVWMWERIPVGRPDLKNPLMANPRGNHDGLHDDDPYRRPTLAYYWEQVTVYTGSSHVRYKCYMNELDTLTAEQVHWLPYVEDRDFDLNEMCTRDSHLWRARCPMICFFAVEWHFVDRVARQFGKRQGIPIEESKEEMLSLHRFDRRNNQDISDWANKHRAWIEIWNQRDTLVQSENRPHNQSAYQKYQVWYADRYRLKLKPGWTHEEWSELVSEDPETAEGYHTFNTAVRDTRGAHVDYAPMHDEMGRELLLCVNDANVALSHPPGGALSERTLRSTMEKFKKRFHKMAAMLSCHGAQSSDVYAPGSRAARANKRRYV from the exons ATGTTTGTGAAATTTTTTTGTAGGATGGCGGATGGTGATGGACCTTGGTATGACGGATTAATCGATGagtgggataaggagcatcgtgctcGTGCCATTGAAAATGGACAG GTTGTAGTTgctatgcgcatgaggggtcatTCCGCTGATGACTTTGATTACGACCCGCGGTATGAGCCTTACATTCGGAGATTGGGTCTTCTCCCATTCGTGTTGCAGTTTAAGCGACGCGCTCCGCCGGTGAACCACGCGGCGCTGACCGCACTTGTGGATCGTTGGAGGCCGGAGACTCACTCCTTCCAccttccatgtggggagatgacgATGACCCTACAGGACATGGCTATGATAAGCGGCCTTCCTATCAATGGACAAGCTGTTACCGGTCGTGTCAGCGTGGGTAATTGGCGAGAACGGACTGCCGATTTAATTGGCGTTCAGCCCGAGGGCCCTCAGGAAGGCAAGGCCGATACAGCGAAAGTGAGGCATTCTTGGTTAAAACTGGTCAGAGGAAACACCAACCCGTGCCCTCAGGATGCCAATGACGTGGTTGTGCAGCAGTACGCGCGGGCCTATCTTTGGTATGTACTAACCAAGGTAGTCTTCTCAGATGCAACCGGGAACTCAGCCCTCTGGATGTTCTTGGAGCCACTTAATAACTGGGATACCCAGTATAGCTGGGGTTCGGCCGCACTAGCATACTTGTATCGTCAG CTTGACTTGGCGTGTCGGAGGAAGGGAGGTACATCCTCATTGTCTGGGTTTGTTTGGAGCCTATCCGTGTGGATGTGGGAGCGGATCCCGGTTGGACGGCCCGATTTGAAGAACCCCCTCATGGCAAACCCACGGGGTAATCATGACGGGTTGCATGATGATGATCCATATCGGCGCCCTACGCTTGCTTACTATTGGGAACAAGTGACAGTGTACACGGGAAGCTcgcatgtgcgatacaagtgctatATGAACGAGCTGGACACCTTGACTGCTGAGCAG GTACATTGGTTGCCTTATGTGGAAGATCGTGACTTTGATCTTAATGAGATGTGCACGCGTGATAGCCATCTTTGGCGGGCGAGGtgcccaatgatatgcttcttcgcaGTCGAGTGGCACTTTGTAGACCGTGTGGCAAGACAATTTGGAAAAAGACAAGGTATTCCAATTGAGGAGAGCAAGGAGGAAATGCTATCTCTGCATCG GTTCGATCGAAGGAACAATCAGGATATATCGGATTGGGCAAACAAACACCGTGCGTGGATAGAAATTTGGAATCAAAGAGACACGTTAGTGCAATCAGAGAATAGACCTCACAATCAGTCAGCATATCAGAAGTATCAAGTGTGGTATGCGGATCGTTACCGGTTAAAGCTGAAGCCAGGTTGGACTCACGAGGAGTGGTCGGAGTTGgtgtctgaagacccggagactgcAGAAGGTTATCATACCTTCAACACGGCTGTGAGAGACACCAGAGGGGCTCATGTTGACTATGCACCGATGCATGACGAAATG GGCAGAGAGTTGCTTCTGTGCGTCAACGATGCCAATGTTGCACTGAGTCATCCACCTGGTGGTGCATTATCTGAGAGGACTCTTAGGAGCACGATGGAG AAGTTCAAGAAGCGGTTCCATAAGATGGCAGCTATGCTTTCTTGCCATGGTGCTCAGTCCAGTGACGTGTATGCACCAGGTAGCCGCGCCGCCAGAGCTAATAAACGGCGTTATGTCTAG